In Candidatus Tanganyikabacteria bacterium, one genomic interval encodes:
- a CDS encoding uridine kinase, with product MSRLVGGEGLSRTHVENPLMRESLVDRDVLASTESERVFAMAPNVAVVSLGGRSIIDRGASALVPLRDEIVENHRKGQQIIVGVGTGVRGRHTLTIGLDLGIPVGGLAAVLGAVDEQNLRMVMSILAPYGGMHLIREFLGQLPMYLGSGMIPVSIGQPPYRFWEPPPEVGQHVPFNGPDVGLYHLAETIGARKMIFLKDVDGIYTDNPFRNPDAKRLPDRISVKELLAMDLPDLPIEPAALQLLQNARLVKELQIVNGLEPGNLTAALAGKEIGTIIHQ from the coding sequence ATGAGCCGATTGGTCGGCGGCGAGGGCCTTAGTCGCACCCACGTCGAAAACCCCCTGATGCGCGAATCGCTGGTCGATCGCGACGTACTGGCATCCACCGAATCCGAACGCGTCTTCGCGATGGCGCCCAACGTCGCCGTCGTCTCCCTGGGCGGGCGATCCATCATCGATCGCGGCGCCTCGGCACTCGTTCCCCTGCGGGACGAAATCGTCGAGAACCACCGCAAGGGCCAGCAGATCATCGTCGGCGTCGGCACGGGCGTCCGCGGGCGCCACACGCTGACCATCGGCCTGGATCTGGGCATCCCGGTCGGCGGCCTCGCGGCCGTACTGGGCGCGGTCGACGAGCAAAACCTGCGAATGGTCATGTCCATTCTCGCGCCCTACGGCGGCATGCACCTGATCCGCGAGTTCCTGGGCCAGTTGCCCATGTACCTCGGCTCGGGGATGATCCCGGTCTCGATCGGCCAGCCGCCGTACCGGTTCTGGGAACCGCCGCCCGAGGTCGGCCAGCACGTGCCGTTCAACGGCCCCGACGTCGGCCTCTACCACCTGGCCGAGACCATCGGGGCGCGCAAGATGATCTTCCTCAAGGACGTTGACGGCATCTACACCGACAACCCGTTCCGGAATCCCGACGCCAAGCGCCTGCCCGACCGCATCTCGGTCAAGGAGTTGCTGGCCATGGACCTGCCCGATCTGCCAATCGAGCCGGCCGCGCTGCAGTTGCTGCAAAACGCCCGGCTGGTCAAGGAACTCCAGATCGTCAACGGCCTCGAGCCGGGCAACCTGACCGCGGCCCTGGCGGGCAAAGAGATCGGCACCATCATCCATCAGTAG
- a CDS encoding ABC transporter permease, giving the protein MNEILEGTRDAFVLLLGGDPEFVDIVLRTLYVSGLATLLAMVVGVPIGYALARRRFPGRMFVLSIVNTGMGIPPVVVGLVVWLLLVRSGPFGRFELIYTREAMILAQFLISTPMVIGFSAASIQALPPRLPDLLQMLGAGPFRKLIILCGEAKLGLLAAVMAGFGAVVSEVGASMTVGGNLQGSTRVLTTAIVTETSRGATARAIALGIVLLLLSYGVTLLLTMLQQRQQQ; this is encoded by the coding sequence GTGAATGAGATCCTGGAAGGCACCCGCGACGCGTTCGTTCTGCTCCTGGGCGGCGATCCGGAATTCGTCGACATCGTCCTCCGGACGCTCTACGTCTCGGGCCTGGCCACGCTCCTTGCCATGGTCGTGGGCGTGCCGATCGGCTACGCCCTGGCACGTCGGCGCTTCCCGGGGCGGATGTTCGTCTTGAGCATCGTCAACACGGGAATGGGCATCCCGCCCGTCGTGGTCGGCCTGGTCGTCTGGCTGCTGCTGGTCCGGAGCGGCCCCTTCGGCCGCTTCGAGCTGATCTACACCCGGGAGGCCATGATCCTCGCCCAGTTCCTGATCAGCACCCCCATGGTCATCGGTTTCTCGGCCGCTTCCATCCAGGCGCTCCCGCCGCGGCTGCCGGATCTCCTGCAGATGCTCGGCGCCGGGCCCTTCCGGAAGCTGATCATCCTCTGCGGAGAAGCCAAGCTGGGCCTCCTGGCCGCCGTCATGGCCGGTTTTGGCGCCGTGGTGTCCGAGGTCGGCGCCTCGATGACCGTCGGCGGCAACCTGCAGGGCAGCACCCGCGTGCTCACCACGGCCATCGTCACCGAGACCAGCCGCGGGGCGACCGCCCGGGCGATCGCCCTGGGCATCGTCCTGCTGCTCCTCTCGTACGGCGTCACGCTCTTGCTGACCATGCTGCAGCAGCGGCAGCAGCAGTGA
- a CDS encoding PhnD/SsuA/transferrin family substrate-binding protein — protein sequence MSRADRALLLLLASALLGTPGCSAAKPPRTVRLAAGDAGSATPAPTPAPGARQTLRFAVAMPFSPHEAYRVYKDLADHLGDRLGRPVQLTFRRSFAEVNDLLRSRQADIVQLCNEGYERGRGGFGLAAIAVPRVSGQIYLPSFVVMRADRSAGALRTLGVAEPNCAPGQAGLAGATRKVAIKSHDRAIRAVREGLVDAALVDGLAFERAAQADPTLRTDLRILARTAPYLVAPVAVHPDLDPRLRDRVAAAFMSLPGTPAGRALLGALGVDRFEPPPAEPARHDAPGPRRASRGS from the coding sequence ATGAGCCGCGCTGACCGCGCCCTCCTCCTGCTGCTGGCGTCCGCGCTGCTGGGCACGCCGGGCTGTTCGGCGGCCAAGCCGCCCCGGACGGTAAGGCTCGCCGCTGGCGACGCCGGGAGCGCCACGCCCGCGCCGACGCCTGCGCCGGGTGCGCGCCAGACGCTGCGGTTTGCCGTCGCGATGCCGTTTTCCCCGCACGAGGCGTACCGCGTCTACAAGGATCTCGCGGACCACCTGGGCGACCGGCTTGGTCGCCCGGTGCAGCTCACGTTTCGCCGCAGCTTCGCCGAGGTCAACGACCTCCTGCGCAGCCGCCAGGCCGACATCGTCCAGCTCTGCAACGAGGGGTACGAGCGCGGTCGCGGCGGTTTCGGCCTCGCCGCCATCGCGGTCCCGCGGGTGAGCGGCCAGATCTACCTGCCGAGCTTCGTCGTGATGCGCGCCGACCGGTCCGCCGGCGCCCTCCGGACCCTCGGAGTGGCCGAGCCGAACTGTGCCCCGGGACAGGCGGGACTGGCCGGCGCGACGCGCAAGGTAGCCATCAAGAGCCATGACCGGGCGATCCGGGCGGTCCGCGAGGGCCTGGTGGACGCGGCGCTGGTCGATGGCCTGGCCTTCGAGAGGGCGGCGCAAGCCGATCCCACCCTGCGGACCGACCTGCGCATCCTGGCGCGCACCGCTCCGTATCTCGTGGCGCCGGTCGCGGTGCATCCCGACCTCGATCCCCGGCTCCGGGATCGGGTTGCCGCGGCCTTCATGAGCCTGCCCGGGACACCTGCGGGGCGGGCGCTCCTCGGGGCACTGGGCGTCGATC
- a CDS encoding ATP-binding cassette domain-containing protein, whose protein sequence is MDIRIEGLRIDRQGRTLLDIPDLAIRESRVTAILGPNGAGKTTFLRVVAGLERPTAGSIHHAGQVAYAFQEAVFLRATMQRNLELGLALRGVAKGERADRARQAAADFGVGHILGRYPRGLSGGELQRFNFARACSLRAPVTLFDEPMSGIDGQARDRLLDELPALLRKFARTVLLVSHDRYEAFRLADDLVLLVGGKVRAAGPKGEVFRNPPDADLARMLGYTLLDHPSGLVAIPPQGLGVGTGRYTFGLLVEQVVDLGSHREALGTVGQTRLAVALPADRPPPVSGETIEIACDTAVTFDARQVAHEPR, encoded by the coding sequence ATGGACATCCGCATCGAGGGGCTCCGCATCGACCGCCAGGGGCGGACGCTCCTCGACATCCCCGATCTGGCCATTCGCGAGAGTCGCGTCACGGCGATCCTCGGGCCCAACGGCGCCGGCAAGACGACCTTTCTGCGTGTCGTGGCCGGACTGGAGCGCCCGACGGCCGGAAGCATCCACCATGCCGGCCAGGTCGCCTACGCATTCCAGGAAGCGGTCTTCCTGCGGGCGACGATGCAGCGCAACCTGGAGCTGGGCCTGGCGCTCCGCGGCGTGGCGAAGGGCGAACGCGCCGACCGGGCCCGCCAGGCCGCCGCCGACTTCGGAGTCGGCCATATCCTGGGCCGCTATCCCCGCGGCCTTTCGGGCGGCGAGTTGCAGCGTTTCAATTTCGCCCGGGCTTGCAGCCTGCGCGCGCCGGTGACCCTGTTCGACGAGCCGATGTCGGGCATAGACGGCCAGGCACGCGATCGCTTGCTGGACGAACTGCCGGCGCTGCTGCGCAAGTTCGCCCGCACGGTGCTCCTGGTCAGCCACGACCGCTACGAGGCGTTCCGTCTGGCCGACGACCTGGTGCTGCTGGTCGGCGGGAAGGTTCGGGCCGCCGGGCCCAAGGGCGAGGTGTTCCGCAACCCGCCGGACGCGGACCTGGCGCGCATGCTCGGCTACACCCTCCTCGATCATCCGTCCGGCCTGGTGGCGATTCCGCCCCAGGGCCTCGGGGTGGGCACCGGGCGCTACACGTTCGGGCTCCTGGTCGAGCAGGTGGTCGATCTAGGGAGCCACCGAGAGGCCCTCGGCACGGTCGGCCAGACGCGCCTGGCGGTCGCGTTGCCTGCCGACCGCCCGCCGCCGGTAAGCGGCGAGACGATCGAGATCGCCTGCGACACGGCGGTGACCTTCGATGCGCGGCAGGTCGCGCATGAGCCGCGCTGA
- a CDS encoding uridine kinase, producing the protein MRHGLPSPYEHSTLSERDIRTLVPTEPIRIRPDINLVKIGGQSILDRGRPAVYPLIDEIVACKDEHKMILTVGGGTRARHCYSIALELELPTGVLAALGASTPRQNAWMLQMLMAKHDAIFMVYEDIEKLPLYLRMGCLPIMTGMPPFDWWEKLPARGKGRIPPHRTDAGTFLTAEFLGARSLIFVKDEDGLYTADPKKDKDARLIPAATVNEVLDMDLGDLIIERIVLEYLKRARNVKQVQIVNGLKPGNLTRALAGEHVGTIIRAD; encoded by the coding sequence ATGAGACACGGCCTCCCCTCCCCCTACGAGCACTCGACGCTGTCCGAGCGCGACATCCGGACGCTGGTCCCGACCGAGCCCATCCGGATCCGGCCGGACATCAACCTGGTAAAGATTGGCGGCCAGTCCATCCTCGACCGCGGCCGGCCGGCGGTGTACCCGCTGATCGACGAGATCGTCGCCTGCAAGGACGAGCACAAGATGATCCTCACGGTCGGCGGCGGCACGCGGGCGCGCCACTGCTACTCGATCGCGCTGGAGCTCGAGCTGCCGACCGGCGTGCTCGCGGCCCTGGGTGCGAGCACGCCGCGCCAGAACGCCTGGATGCTCCAGATGCTGATGGCCAAGCACGACGCCATCTTCATGGTGTACGAAGACATCGAGAAGCTGCCGCTGTACCTGCGCATGGGCTGCCTGCCGATCATGACCGGCATGCCGCCCTTCGACTGGTGGGAGAAGCTGCCGGCGCGAGGCAAGGGTCGCATCCCGCCGCACCGCACCGATGCCGGGACCTTCCTCACGGCCGAGTTCCTGGGCGCCCGGTCGCTCATCTTCGTCAAGGACGAGGACGGGCTCTACACGGCCGATCCCAAGAAGGACAAGGACGCGCGGCTGATCCCGGCGGCCACGGTCAACGAAGTGCTCGACATGGATCTGGGTGATCTCATCATCGAGCGCATCGTGCTCGAGTACCTCAAGCGGGCGCGCAACGTGAAGCAGGTCCAGATCGTCAACGGCCTCAAGCCGGGCAACCTGACGCGGGCGCTTGCCGGCGAGCACGTCGGCACGATCATCCGGGCCGACTAG
- a CDS encoding rhodanese-like domain-containing protein — MLYYLGVMSARTAVLATALFASGSLALPAGAVPKDFKAADTLMAEVLSGSLGKPGAPVILHVGFPAAHRDSRIPGAKGAGPAYSTEGRKRLSAVLAGIPRDREIVIYCGCCPWEDCPNILPAFKIIRAAGFKRVRALALPTDYTIDWVNRGYPVEKGIPKRE, encoded by the coding sequence TTGCTGTATTACTTAGGCGTGATGAGCGCCCGCACCGCCGTTCTCGCCACCGCCCTCTTCGCTTCGGGAAGCCTGGCCCTTCCGGCAGGTGCGGTGCCGAAGGACTTCAAGGCCGCCGATACGCTCATGGCCGAAGTCCTCTCCGGGAGCCTCGGCAAGCCCGGCGCCCCGGTGATCCTGCACGTGGGCTTCCCGGCGGCGCATCGCGACAGCCGCATCCCGGGCGCGAAGGGCGCCGGGCCCGCCTACTCGACGGAGGGGCGCAAGCGCCTTTCGGCCGTCCTCGCGGGAATTCCCCGGGATCGCGAAATCGTGATCTACTGCGGCTGCTGCCCCTGGGAGGATTGCCCGAACATCCTGCCCGCCTTCAAGATCATCCGGGCGGCCGGTTTCAAGAGGGTGCGAGCCCTGGCCCTCCCCACCGACTACACGATCGACTGGGTGAATCGCGGGTATCCAGTCGAAAAGGGCATTCCCAAGCGTGAATGA